Proteins found in one Brachypodium distachyon strain Bd21 chromosome 5, Brachypodium_distachyon_v3.0, whole genome shotgun sequence genomic segment:
- the LOC112269514 gene encoding uncharacterized protein LOC112269514, giving the protein MSSVAADLNLAALISGACRNAENLPGALIACGVVEAAAALCLIIFKEPGGMFLHHGKAPFFLYYGILAAVVVFGLFEASAGFWVSGNVTGRLALGRTVLWVSILPLVMVSALGGFAMLNLK; this is encoded by the coding sequence ATGAGCTCCGTAGCCGCCGACCTCAACCTCGCTGCCTTGATCTCCGGCGCATGCCGCAATGCGGAGAATCTGCCGGGTGCACTGATCGCATGCGGCGTCGTGGAAGCCGCCGCAGCGCTCTGCCTCATCATCTTCAAGGAGCCCGGAGGTATGTTCCTGCACCATGGCAAAGCGCCCTTCTTCTTGTATTACGGCATCCTCGCGGCCGTGGTCGTCTTTGGGCTCTTTGAGGCGTCGGCCGGCTTCTGGGTGTCAGGCAACGTGACGGGACGACTTGCCTTAGGGAGGACGGTGCTCTGGGTCTCAATTCTGCCCCTCGTCATGGTGTCTGCGCTTGGAGGCTTTGCCATGCTGAACCTGAAATAG